The DNA sequence TTGTCTTGTGTAGTCCCATCCTCTTCTCACATTTGAATGTTACCACTACAAGAGTtgagtctggcacacagtagatgcttaataaatagcAAACGAAGGAATGGGAGTCATCAGCCCACACTTAGTGGTTAAAACCATGAGAGGGAATAGGAATGCCCCTGAGACCGACTGGAGTCCACCAATAGAGAGGGAAGTTCGGAGAGCATCACATttaaggggaaggggagaattaaagagggggaaggggggcgcctgggtggctcagtcgttaagcatctgcctttggctcagggcgtgatcctggcgttacgggatcgagccccgcatcaggctccttcgctgtgagcctgcttcttcctctcccactccccctgcttgtgttccctctctcgctggctgtctctctgtcaaataaataaataaaatctttaaaaaaataataaaaataaagggggaaGGCACGGGCTGGTGGGAGGAGCAAATTCTGAGGAGGGAGGCACCCACAGTGCCCCAgaccaggaaggaggaagggatggCAGGAGACAATGAGATACAGTCCCTCTGCAGCCATTTTGGCAACATCCAATAGAAAAAGGAGCTACTTGCCCCACCCCCAAGGGGCTCCTAGACCAGCGGGGGAGATACACCTCAAAGCCTATGATTTCAAAACAGTGTGGTGCTGTGCTAGAGATAACGGCCAGAGTGCTATGGGAGTCCAAAGAGGGGGTCCCTTACCCCATGAAGGGGGTGTGGAGGGCTTCCCGGAGGGGGCAACACCTATGCTAAGTTGacagatagatgattgatagatagatagatgatagatagatagatagatagatagatagatagatagaggtaAGTTGAGAGCTTATCAGGTAAATTTATTGGTAAGAGGAATCCCATGCCTGGCCTAAACAAAGGCGGGAGGCATGATGGGATGGAGGCATGGAAGGGGTCAGTCCGGATAGCCCTCCAGCAAGTTCAGGAAGGCCTGTCTGAGGGAAGCTGTGGGGAAGGCCGAGAGCAGTTAGGACTGAGGAAAACAAGCAGAAGCACCCAGGTGATCCCTCAAACTCTAACACCCACCATGAACCCGCGTCTCTCTAGGACCCCCCAAGGACAACCTAGGTGCCCCAGATCCCCTGTCCTGGGAGACAAAAaaagtcccttaaaaaaaaattaacccaatTTTGGGCAGCTGGAACCTCAGATAGTTTGGCTGCTGGTGAGACCTCGGGGTTAAATCCTTCACGATGGAAAGAAGAGGCAAGAAGGATGGACACAACCGTCCTTTTCCACAGTCTGGAGTTGTGTCTTCTAGTCTTCTAAGCAGCCCAGCACCCCCGGGGTGTGTGATGGGAGTGGAGGTGGTTCAGGATCTGTTCTCCTCCAGGCAGGTCCTCAAGGGTCCAGGCCGCCCCCACCTATCCGTAAACGCGGTTAACCCATGCAGTACCTTGTGACAATGAGGAAAAGATGCTCCCCCGGTGGCATCCTGGTGCTGAGGCCCTTCTTAGGGCCGCAGCAGAGTCATGCCAGCATGTGACTGAGCTGCCAAAGCATGGGTTGGATTGCTGTCCCAGCTGGCCAAGAGTGTTTGTGCAGTGTGGAAACTGAACAGCTGTATGAGGCTGCCCTGTACCCTTGCCGTGGCCACCCAAATACAGTTTTGGGGTTGGGAGAAACTAAATCCCAATGCCTCCCCCACTGCGGTCTCCAGGCTTAGTTAACCCCTAGACCTCCTACCCCCAGTGACCCACCCTGTCTTTTTTGGCCTCCTCCCAATCTGGTTATTCAGTCCGCTGGGCCTACAGAGCTCATGCCATCGTGGGATCTCTACAAGACAGTCAGACCTTCCACCTGCCGAGGTGGGCCTTGGTCTAGCAAATCCCAGCCCCGGCACTTGAGGCCCATACCAAGGCTGCTGCTTCAGGCTGAGGCAGAGGAGGGTAAGATCCTCTTCCTcgtcccccccccacctccaagcCACAGCTCCTCTGGTTCCcccactgaggctcagagaaaggaaatgacttCCCTCTGGATCACATAGCTAGCTAgtcaggggcagagccagggctggacCTCCAGTCCCCTGATCCCCAGACCGTGGTCTTTTTGCTCCAattgggagaaaagagaagacaagaaTGTGCAGGATTCAGATTTCAAAGGAAGGACTTTGATTTGAAATCTGAGTCCTAAAATCACAATCCTCAAAGGCAGAAGGGCCTTGAGCAATTTTGTTTCCAAGATTTCTCACAAGATATAGATCACCTGGGGCATGGTTGTATAGACAACTTCTCAGGCCCCTATAGGGACCTGTCCACACAAAGGGGCTTGGGATGGGGCCCAGCAACTGATGTTTTTTAGCAAGGGAAGTTTGGGCCACTCCAGCTAGACAcactcattctatttttttaaagattttatttatttatttgccaaacagagagagagaacgcacaagcagggggagcagcaggaagagggagaagcagactctttgctgagcaaggggcctgatatgggactcgatcccagagctctgggatcatgacctgagccgaaggcagacacttgactgactgagccgcccaggcgtctcTAGACCcactcattttacacatgaagaaatagGCTCACAAGGAAAAGGACAGGCTCTCCATCAATAGTCATCATGTCCTGCATATTTGAAAAACTGCAAGATTATCTCTATCATGAGCTCCAGGACCCTACACCAATTGATCCCAATTGCTTTTGTATGTAACTTAGAAACAATCCTCCCCTGATTCCTTGGGACTACGTATCAGAAACCCTAAGTGCAACACCTGGCACAGAATGGGTGCTCAGAACACGGGAGCTTTTATAATCAATagcattattataatttttcattcccTTTGTTCGATTTCTCCAAGGGATAACATGGCCAAAGTCTGGCATTGAACCTGATAGCCTGGCATTCTAGTCTCCTGTggggaaatgaaaaccacaaccATGAACACATCTGGTACCATTATTCTGAAGTAGAAGAACCAGTTCCCCCAAAATGTACTGTATTATAAGAGTTGCTCAGGCAAAGAGAGGAATTATCAGTTGAAACATGCACAGACACTTTTAAATCAAATATGTATATCTGTACAGCCCCTCGCCACACTTCTGGCAGGCatcatatttttaaggaaaattctaGGGGCACCAACCTTTTGGTTCATAGTTCTGTCTGATCATCCTGGAGGGTGCGTGAAGACTCGGGCCTGACCCACAAAGGGTGCTCACACATTTGCTAAGACGTCTGTTCGTTGGCCTGATGCTGCAGGGATGAATTTAAGACCCACTACTgactgtgtgtccttgggcaagttgcttcacctctctgggcttctgttatttcatctgaaaaatgaaagcTCCAGAGTAGCATGAGGATAAAATGCAAGCACAGAGGTAAGGCTCCTGGAACAGAGGCCATACTCTATCTCCAGGCCTCTTTGGAGATTCGCTCCATCTGCTTTTCCAGATTCTTCTCCCACCCCAGGGTAACCTTGTGTATTCCCAGGCTCTGGTCACCCGTAGGATCTCACCCCCATCTCTCCTGCACCAGTCCTTCCTGCTCTTGAGGCTGAGTCCAACACCACCTCCCCCAGGCATCCCGCCCAGATTCTCCCTACCACCAAACCAAATGTGGTCTCCCATTCTCTTTCCTGCACTCTCAGCACTTGGTGTCTGTTTTAGGGTGACTTCCTTTATGTATGTGAGAATCCCTCCTTTTCTGGGGGCAGAGATTCTACCCTGTTCCCCTTGGCCTTACTCCTGGGCATCATCAAAAAAAGGTCTTGCCCACACTGTGTAGATGTGGATTAATTTCATTGGTTCGCTAATAAGAAGGAATGTCTGGGTGGCCTGCCCCCACTTGCAGCCTTCCGGTGTATCTAAGTGCCGGAACCCACTTTAGGAAAGAGATACCATGTGTTTCATTAATTTCACGGCACaccatttcccccattttaacatctctgaaatggaCGGATCTCCCAATAAATGGGCAGTGAGtactctttgttcttttctaagattttatttatttatttgagagagagagcacaacccagggaggaggggtgttgagacctgagcctaaggcagatgcttgactgagccacccaggaaccccgaGTATTCTTTCTTAATGACATATTAATTAATGCTACCTTTCCACCAATACCACCCTAGGTTTGATGAAATAAggtattttccccattttgtagCTGAGAAATATAGGCACACGAGGTTAGGCCATTCATTCAAAGCACAGAGCCATCACATGTAAGTGGGCCCTAAACTCAGGCAGTGTGATGGTTTAAAATACagatctgggggtgcctgggtggctccgttgttaagtgtctgccttcagctcaggtcagatcccagagtcctggaatccgCCTCTcatcacatcaggctccctgctcagcgggaagcctgcttttccctctcccaccctccctgcttgtgttccctctctctctctgtctctctgtcaaataaataaataatttaaaaaataataaaaataaaatacagatctcggggcacctgggtggctcatttgtttaagtgtctgactcttgatttcagcttggatcgtgatctcagggtcttgggatggagtcccggcTGACCACAGGGGCCAGTCTGCTtggggatttctctccctctgcccctccccctgcttgtgtttgcttgGGCACaaacgcgcgcgcgcgcgtgcacacacacacacacacacacacacactctctctctctctcaaataaataaataaatctttttttaatgataaataataaatttttaaaaaataataaattcccaCTCTGTGGGTAAGCACCTCCATGATGACCGCCAATATCGGATCCCGCCTCCTCGTGTTCAAGCCCTATGGGGATCCCTCCCTGGACTGCGGACTGGACCTGGTGACTCCCCTAGAAGGAACAGAAAACGGCAAAAGGGATGGGAGGTCACTTCTGAGATCGAGTTTCCAAAGGCTCCGGCTTCCGCCTGCCCACCACCCCTGGCCCTCTCACTCGCTGGCTCCAGCTGAAGCCAGCCGCCGGGGTGTGAGCTGCCCTTGGGAGAGGCCATGTGGCATAGCCAACGACTGACGAGACGCTGAGGCCCTCAGGCCCTCAGACCCTCCACCTGCAAGGAACGGAGTCCTGCCAACAGCCGTCAGGGTGACCTCGGGAGCAGATTCCCCCCAGTTGAACCTCGAGATGGCTGCAGGCCCCTGATTAGAGCCTGTGAGGGACCTTGAGCCAGAGGCCCCAGCTGGGCCAGGCCTGGATCCCTGCCCCACGGAAGCTGTGAGATGGTACACGAAtgctgctttaagccactaagttttggggtaatttttttAGGCAGCAATAGGCAATGAATAGTCTCCAATATTTAAGACAAAATGTTAACTGCGTCGTGTCCTGagaacacagagatgaaaagccTTCAAGGTCCAccggtgtgggggaggggcatatgTGTGTGATTGTGACCAAGGGTAATcaaaaggcaggcaggcagggacaaggggccccTGCCTTCAGGGGAAACCatccttaaaaggattttacactgccctggaaggagccctccaccctttcccatatgACAGATAGGTGACAAAAatctgattggatgacaggctcagggagggttaatcagattaaaacagcccgccAACAAGCCGTAAAAACCCCCAGAGACAGAAATTCCAGTGGCAACCCCTTCagatcccctccctcctgcagagcTTCGTACTAACCCTTGCTTTGCGGCCCACCACTGTCTGGTCGACCTCTTCACTCTTCCAAGCGGTGTGACCAAGAACCGCGGCCACCAacggagaaaaaaaatcctgcaacaaTTGCTGTGTTTAAACTGTGTTTATGGGGGGGGGACCTGGAGGGGACCGCCTCTCTCACCCGTGCAGAGGGGACAGGCGGCTTCCAGAGGAGGTTATCACGAGCACAGCGCACAGGGAGTGCAGTAGcgtctggaaaaggcaagagcTTCCCAGCTGCCAGGCAGGGAGGTActagggagggaaggaagagaacatGTATCTTCTCCTTGCCCTCCCTGGATTTGGAAGCTGTAAGATTACACACTTGGTGGGAGGGTATTGGGCACTATATGCTTGACACAAGAGTCAGCGATTGATCCCAGCAAGTCCCAGAAGTCGGAGTCAGCAAACTCCCCAGACCAGGCTTCAGTGAGAGCAGGGTTTGAGcccgctgggggggggggggggtgaggttATATAATGGCTTTGCCGCCTTTCAACCAGGACCAGGGTTGGCCTGTGGGTTGAATGTTAGGGGTGTGGTCAGGGTTGGAGTAAAGAGGCCTGCACACTGGTCACGGTCCAACTTTGAGACAGGCCAGGGCAGAGGATCAGAGCCCTTCTTCCCCATTCTCCTCTTCACACTGGCCCTGCCTTAGCTCCTCTGGCTGGGAGATGAGCCTGGAGGATATTACAAGACCCTTCACCCAGGGAAGGCCTAGCAaccccgagagagagagagacagagagagagagagagagagggaagagagccaGCCCAGGCCTTTGGAGAGGTCAGGGATGAGCCGAGAGTTGCAGCCAGCGCTTGCCTGACCCCAGACAGGGGGGCCTGGGGAGCAGCCCAAACACAGAGGAGGACACCCAGCTCTGGGTCCTACCTCAGCCACCGACACCAGAGGGGGGAGCAGAGTGGTTGCAGCACGGGTTCTAAAACCAGCTCACTCGCTCTGGACGTGTCTCTCGCCAGTCCCTtcatctctgagcctctgttcccCGATCTATAAAGTGGGGTTGCCAATGCCCACCTCAGGACCAGCACGCGGTgaaagagctgctgctgctggtcttgCTCTTTCCCGTTGATGATTTCATTGCATTTTCACAGTGACCCATTTTGCGGCTGACAAGACCGAGTGAGAAGGGGAAGGGTTTCGTCTCAGCTAATGAATAATGTCCAGTTGCAGTAAAATATTCAGAAACGTAAAATTAACCATGTAGCCATTTTTATGTATAATTCAGTAGCGCTACGTATATTCACGGTGTTGTTCAATCTCCGGGAATTTGTCGCCTTGCAGGACCGAAGCGCCGTAACCTAAACAAGTGGCcgttcctccccagcccctggctacCTTCTGTCTCCGTCAGTTTGACTGTTCTAGGCTGGCGCTGTCCcgtttctgtctttcttttttactttaacaaAGTTTTCTTCTTCAGAGGCACCGCCGGTGGGACCTGTGTTGTGTGCGTCTTCGCCAGCCGCGGGGGCATCTGCGCCCTTGGTGTCACTGGTGTAAATGACTCAAGCTCTGTGCTTTGAAACCAGTTTAATAAGTCCTTCACTAAGGAGATCCTGAAGGGCTGCCCTGGCGGGGGGACCTCGAATCTTCTCTCAGAGCAACAGCTGGGGTTCTAAGCTTAGAGTTGAGAACATAAGAGAGTTTGTCATGCGTCGCTCTATTGCACAGGACCAGATCATTGAGCGTGCCCTGAACCATACCTTTGGACCACTTCTTTTTGGCCTTGCCCCCAGACTTGCTCACcaggtctttgtctttcttggcCGACTTTCCTGCATCTTTCTTCTTGTCGGCCTTGGGAGGCATTGTGAAGCTCGGAGATCAGCGGCCACCCCTGCAGCCTCTCTAAAATGTCGGACAAAAAATGGAGCTGTCCTATTTCTTAAAGGCCCACCTCTGCTTTGCTGTTGAGCCATCTGTCCTCAGTGTcaacagaatgaatttggacagCCCGGGCTGCAGGAGTTCAGGGGAGGCTAAGCACTTCAGGGGTAGGGAGATCAGGGAAGGCTacctggaagaggaagaggaggagtagAAAGAAGAGACCTGTACCACTTGCCCTAGAAGGTAAAGGGAGGCAGTGGTGATACTGACTCAGGGATACTTGTCCCCTGTGGCCTGCCCTTTGGTTTATGATGGCCACCTCAGCAGGACCAACCTTTGCCCCCAAGTAAGTTCCCATCACATGGGTGGAGACTCCAGACCATCTCAGAAGCCACTGGCTTGCCAAGGAGCTGTAGCAGTCCTGTGCTCGCAGCTTCGAGAACCATGGGGACAGGGCCACGCAGCCAGTCCCTGCGAGGACCACGACCCACCTACGGCAAGCTCCAGGAGCCCTGGGGGAAGCCTCTAGAGAGCCGACTACGCCGGGCGCTGAGCCTCAGACAGGGACATGAGAAGTCCAGGCCCTCAGTCGGAGGCCCAGAAAGGCTGGACACACCCGGTCAGGAGTGGCTGCCAGGGAGCCCAGAGGACACGGAGCAGCTGATCCAAGCCCAGCAAGGAGACAGCCGGTGGTGGCTGAAGCAGTATCAACAGGTTTGGCGGAGGGTTGATGGATGGAGGAGCGCTGtagggggaggggggggggagggggaggactcCACAGAGAGAGACCCAGGGCCGCGAAGGCTCAGAGGTAGAAACATATGGGGCCAAGGACCAAGAAGACAGCGGAGCTGTCTGGAGatgagaggggaaagagaggtaTCCAGGCACCATATTTCAGCGGGCCCTAAGCATTTGGGATTTATCCCATAGGCACTGGGGAGTCACGGAAGGTTTTAGAGCAGGCTGGTGATATGGTCAGAgctgttttaaaatgattaatctGGCAATGTGTTGGATGGGTGGATTTTGCTGGAAGCAAGGAGATCAGCCAATAAAACCTCCCCAGGATTACATCTTGTGTTCCTCTGCCCCAGGAAAGGGGCTGTGGCTCCTGCCCTGCGCCCTTATTCTAGGAGGAAAGGTCCCCGTGAGCCGTGCTCCTGTCTCTGGGGTCTACCACCACCTCGTGGCCATAGGT is a window from the Ursus arctos isolate Adak ecotype North America unplaced genomic scaffold, UrsArc2.0 scaffold_23, whole genome shotgun sequence genome containing:
- the CUNH11orf86 gene encoding uncharacterized protein C11orf86 homolog isoform X1, whose product is MGTGPRSQSLRGPRPTYGKLQEPWGKPLESRLRRALSLRQGHEKSRPSVGGPERLDTPGQEWLPGSPEDTEQLIQAQQGDSRWWLKQYQQQVRRRWKSFVSSFPSVTLSRPASAQPPLGTTS
- the CUNH11orf86 gene encoding uncharacterized protein C11orf86 homolog isoform X2, giving the protein MGTGPRSQSLRGPRPTYGKLQEPWGKPLESRLRRALSLRQGHEKSRPSVGGPERLDTPGQEWLPGSPEDTEQLIQAQQGDSRWWLKQYQQVRRRWKSFVSSFPSVTLSRPASAQPPLGTTS